The following are encoded in a window of Thermus thermamylovorans genomic DNA:
- a CDS encoding 4Fe-4S dicluster domain-containing protein: MGFWDNLLHAFLKATDPRPRYTEGRCLLYKNSVGGCDRCYGACPRGAVRLEGWRVELDEVLCTGCGLCTGVCPGVALEFPLGAIQEALIRGRGKLRCSQAEGKGEEVLCLGRLTPGLLAEAGSRFGKVVLARGDCAACKVGGPTVPEHLARMAEEAGRYHPVEVEVLEGALPGERVGRRELFQALAGGARRTAADLVPELPLPEEPEAKGPPPELRLRLLAAGRAEAVRWPRIQVEEGCTLCPVCTNVCPTEAVRRVREGEEYVLRLQVAVCTGCGACVQSCPPQVIRLGEASKAEVGEEVELYRGKPPWYDL; this comes from the coding sequence ATGGGCTTTTGGGACAACCTCCTCCACGCCTTTCTCAAGGCCACGGACCCCAGGCCCCGCTACACGGAGGGCCGCTGCCTCCTTTACAAGAACAGCGTGGGAGGATGCGACCGCTGCTACGGGGCCTGCCCCCGGGGGGCGGTGCGCCTTGAAGGGTGGCGGGTGGAGCTGGACGAGGTGCTCTGCACGGGGTGCGGCCTCTGCACCGGGGTCTGCCCCGGCGTGGCCCTGGAGTTTCCCCTGGGGGCCATCCAGGAGGCCCTCATCCGGGGGAGGGGCAAGCTCCGCTGCTCCCAGGCGGAGGGCAAGGGGGAGGAGGTCCTCTGCCTCGGCCGCCTCACCCCGGGGCTTTTGGCCGAGGCAGGAAGCCGCTTCGGCAAGGTGGTCCTCGCCCGGGGGGACTGCGCGGCCTGCAAGGTGGGCGGCCCCACCGTTCCCGAGCACCTGGCCCGCATGGCCGAGGAGGCGGGGCGCTACCACCCCGTGGAGGTGGAGGTCCTCGAGGGGGCCCTGCCCGGGGAGAGGGTGGGCCGGCGGGAGCTCTTCCAGGCCCTCGCGGGGGGTGCCCGGCGCACCGCCGCCGACCTGGTCCCCGAGCTTCCCCTGCCGGAGGAGCCCGAGGCCAAGGGCCCACCCCCGGAGCTCCGCCTGCGCCTCCTGGCGGCGGGCCGCGCGGAGGCGGTGCGCTGGCCCCGGATCCAGGTGGAGGAGGGCTGCACCCTCTGCCCGGTCTGCACCAACGTTTGCCCCACGGAGGCGGTGCGCCGGGTGCGGGAAGGGGAGGAGTACGTGCTGCGCCTCCAGGTGGCGGTCTGCACCGGCTGCGGAGCCTGCGTGCAAAGCTGCCCCCCCCAGGTGATCCGCCTGGGGGAGGCCTCCAAGGCGGAGGTGGGGGAGGAGGTGGAGCTTTACCGGGGGAAGCCCCCCTGGTACGACCTCTAG
- a CDS encoding bifunctional 3-deoxy-7-phosphoheptulonate synthase/chorismate mutase has product MDERILALRREVDRVNREILRLLSERGRLVQEIGRIQTELGLPHYDPKREEEMLAYLTAENPGPFPQETIRKLFKEIFQASLDLEERQDRKRFLYSKKHKPEPTRVRVKDVVFGERPLLIAGPCAIESEAQVMETARFLAERGVRVLRGGAFKPRTSPYGFQGLGVEGLKLGRRAADAFGMVFVTEVLDTRDVEVVAEYADILQIGARNMQNFALLKEVGRAGRPVLLKRGLSATMEEWFYAAEYILSQGNEGVILAERGIRTFERWTRNTLDLSAVALAKQETHLPVIVDVTHAAGRTDLLAPLARAALAVGADGVHVEVHPNPKVALSDNQQQMDFAQFTRFLEAIRDLLPEG; this is encoded by the coding sequence ATGGACGAGCGCATCCTGGCCCTGAGGCGGGAGGTGGACCGGGTAAACCGGGAGATCCTGCGCCTCCTCTCCGAGCGGGGGAGGCTGGTGCAGGAGATCGGCCGCATCCAGACGGAGCTCGGCCTCCCCCACTACGACCCCAAGCGGGAGGAGGAGATGCTGGCCTACCTCACCGCGGAAAACCCGGGGCCCTTCCCCCAGGAGACCATAAGGAAGCTCTTCAAGGAGATCTTCCAGGCCAGCCTGGACCTGGAGGAACGCCAGGACCGGAAGCGGTTTCTCTACTCCAAGAAGCACAAGCCCGAGCCCACCCGGGTGCGGGTGAAGGACGTGGTCTTCGGGGAAAGGCCCCTCCTCATCGCCGGGCCCTGCGCCATCGAGTCCGAGGCACAGGTGATGGAGACCGCCCGCTTCCTGGCCGAGCGGGGGGTGCGGGTCCTCCGGGGCGGGGCCTTCAAGCCCAGGACCAGCCCCTACGGCTTCCAGGGCCTGGGGGTGGAGGGGCTGAAGCTCGGCCGCAGGGCGGCGGACGCCTTCGGCATGGTCTTCGTCACCGAGGTGCTGGACACCCGGGACGTGGAGGTGGTGGCAGAGTATGCGGACATCCTGCAGATCGGGGCCCGCAACATGCAGAACTTCGCCCTCCTCAAGGAGGTGGGCCGGGCGGGGCGGCCCGTCCTCCTCAAGCGGGGGCTTTCCGCCACCATGGAGGAGTGGTTCTACGCCGCGGAGTACATCCTCTCCCAGGGGAACGAGGGGGTGATCCTGGCGGAAAGGGGCATCCGCACCTTTGAGCGCTGGACCCGGAACACCCTGGACCTCTCCGCTGTGGCCCTGGCCAAGCAGGAAACCCACCTGCCGGTGATCGTGGACGTGACCCACGCCGCCGGGCGCACGGACCTCCTCGCCCCCCTGGCCCGGGCGGCTTTGGCGGTGGGGGCGGACGGGGTGCACGTGGAGGTCCACCCCAACCCCAAGGTGGCCCTTTCGGACAACCAGCAGCAGATGGACTTCGCCCAGTTCACCCGCTTCCTGGAGGCCATACGGGACCTCCTCCCCGAGGGGTAG
- the tatC gene encoding twin-arginine translocase subunit TatC — MKEAPLVEHLEELRARILRAVLAWAVMTGVAFAFRVQLLDWLRRPLDAAAARHGIQVNLIVLDIVEPFFVSLKVAAFGGLVLALPFIVYQVWAFIAPGLYEHEKRLAVPFLLGAGFSFALGALFAYLVLLPFVVPFLLGFLGDVVTPQISIGRYMGQMLMMMAALGLVFEMPVVSYLLARLGLLTADFLRRNWRVAIVLLLFVSALITPADVFSMVVVALPLFVLYWVSVMVAGVAERQRARLEGQEAA, encoded by the coding sequence TTGAAGGAAGCCCCCCTGGTCGAACACCTGGAGGAGCTCCGAGCCCGCATCCTCCGGGCCGTCTTGGCCTGGGCGGTGATGACGGGGGTGGCCTTTGCCTTCCGGGTGCAGCTTCTGGACTGGCTCAGGCGCCCCCTGGACGCGGCCGCGGCCCGGCACGGGATCCAGGTGAACCTCATCGTCCTGGACATCGTGGAGCCCTTTTTCGTTTCCCTGAAGGTGGCCGCTTTCGGGGGGCTCGTCCTGGCCCTGCCCTTCATCGTCTACCAGGTCTGGGCCTTCATCGCCCCCGGGCTTTACGAGCACGAGAAGCGTCTGGCAGTGCCCTTCCTTCTGGGGGCGGGGTTCAGCTTCGCCCTGGGGGCCCTTTTCGCCTACCTCGTCCTCCTGCCCTTCGTGGTCCCCTTCCTCCTGGGCTTCTTGGGGGACGTGGTCACCCCCCAGATCTCCATCGGCCGCTACATGGGCCAGATGCTGATGATGATGGCCGCTTTGGGCCTGGTCTTCGAGATGCCGGTGGTGAGCTACCTCCTGGCCCGGCTGGGCCTCCTCACCGCCGACTTCCTCCGCCGCAACTGGCGGGTGGCCATCGTCCTCCTCCTCTTTGTCTCTGCCCTCATCACCCCCGCGGACGTCTTCAGCATGGTGGTGGTGGCCCTGCCCCTCTTCGTCCTCTACTGGGTTTCGGTGATGGTGGCGGGGGTGGCCGAGCGCCAGCGGGCCCGGCTGGAGGGTCAGGAAGCCGCTTGA
- a CDS encoding Sec-independent protein translocase subunit TatA/TatB, with protein MSLGPMEILVILLIALLLFGPKKLPELGRSLGQSIREFKRGAQEIREELERSMDVREEPRPKPAPAPAGAEASVPPKEEKPAEAEGKA; from the coding sequence ATGAGCCTGGGACCCATGGAGATCCTGGTCATCCTCCTCATCGCCCTCCTCCTCTTTGGCCCCAAGAAGCTCCCCGAGCTGGGGCGCTCCCTGGGCCAGAGCATCCGCGAGTTCAAGCGGGGGGCGCAGGAGATCCGCGAGGAGCTGGAGAGGAGCATGGACGTGCGGGAGGAGCCTAGGCCCAAGCCGGCCCCTGCGCCCGCCGGGGCCGAGGCCTCGGTGCCCCCCAAGGAGGAGAAGCCCGCTGAGGCGGAGGGTAAGGCTTGA
- the glmU gene encoding bifunctional UDP-N-acetylglucosamine diphosphorylase/glucosamine-1-phosphate N-acetyltransferase GlmU translates to MHAHVILAAGQGTRMRSHLPKVLHPLLGKPLLAYAVETALALGPQRLVVVVGHGAEQVMGALRAYPVEVAVQEEQLGTAHALLQAEPFLQGFSGPVLVTQGDTPLLRPETLRALLEGVREGAGMALLTVELPDPTGYGRILRQGEEVLGNVEEKDASPEVRAIREVNAGAYAFGGFPLQALREVRAENAAREYYLPDLIAIYRAQGRRVVAVRGGAEEALGVNTREELARAEGVLLQALRRAWMLRGVRMILPESVYLEPSVELAPDATLWPGVVLKGKTRIGEGAEVGPYAVLEDTVLEPGARVLAHTVAQGAVVGRGASAGPFARLRPGAVLREEVHVGNFVEVKNSLLHPGVKAGHLAYLGDAEVGEGANIGAGVITANFDGKRKHQTRIGKGAFIGSNAVLVAPVEVGDGAMVGAGSVITQEVPEDALAVARGRQRNLEGYARRWRERG, encoded by the coding sequence ATGCACGCCCACGTGATCCTGGCCGCGGGGCAGGGGACCCGGATGCGGTCCCACCTGCCCAAGGTGCTCCATCCCCTCCTGGGCAAGCCCCTGCTGGCCTACGCGGTGGAGACCGCCTTGGCCCTGGGACCGCAAAGGCTGGTGGTGGTGGTGGGCCATGGGGCCGAGCAGGTGATGGGAGCCCTAAGGGCCTATCCGGTGGAGGTGGCGGTGCAGGAGGAGCAGCTCGGCACCGCCCACGCCCTCCTGCAGGCGGAGCCCTTCCTCCAGGGCTTCTCCGGTCCCGTGCTGGTCACCCAGGGGGACACCCCCCTCCTGCGCCCGGAGACCCTGAGGGCCCTCCTGGAGGGGGTGCGGGAGGGGGCGGGGATGGCCCTCCTCACGGTGGAGCTCCCTGACCCCACCGGCTACGGCCGCATCCTGCGCCAGGGGGAGGAGGTCTTGGGCAACGTGGAGGAGAAGGACGCCTCCCCCGAGGTAAGGGCCATCCGCGAGGTGAACGCTGGGGCCTACGCCTTCGGCGGCTTCCCCCTGCAGGCCCTAAGGGAGGTGCGGGCGGAAAACGCCGCCCGGGAGTACTACCTCCCCGACCTCATCGCCATCTACCGGGCCCAGGGGCGGAGGGTGGTGGCGGTCAGGGGGGGGGCGGAGGAGGCCCTGGGGGTGAACACCCGGGAGGAGCTGGCCCGGGCGGAGGGGGTGCTCCTCCAAGCCCTTCGCCGGGCGTGGATGCTGAGGGGGGTGCGGATGATCCTCCCGGAGAGCGTCTACCTCGAGCCCTCGGTGGAGCTTGCCCCCGACGCCACCCTCTGGCCGGGGGTGGTGCTCAAGGGCAAGACCCGCATCGGGGAAGGGGCGGAGGTGGGGCCTTATGCGGTGCTGGAGGACACGGTGCTGGAACCCGGGGCCCGGGTCCTGGCCCACACCGTGGCCCAAGGGGCGGTGGTGGGGCGGGGAGCCTCGGCGGGCCCCTTCGCCCGGCTCCGCCCGGGGGCGGTCCTCCGGGAAGAGGTCCACGTGGGCAACTTCGTGGAGGTGAAAAACAGCCTCCTCCACCCCGGGGTCAAGGCGGGGCACCTGGCCTACCTGGGGGATGCGGAGGTGGGGGAGGGGGCCAACATCGGGGCCGGGGTCATCACCGCCAACTTCGACGGCAAGCGCAAGCACCAGACCCGGATCGGCAAGGGGGCCTTCATCGGCTCCAACGCCGTCCTGGTGGCCCCGGTGGAGGTGGGGGATGGGGCCATGGTGGGGGCGGGGAGCGTGATCACCCAGGAGGTGCCGGAGGACGCCCTGGCGGTGGCCCGGGGGAGGCAGCGGAACCTGGAGGGCTACGCCCGCAGGTGGCGGGAGCGGGGCTAA
- the lgt gene encoding prolipoprotein diacylglyceryl transferase: MIEIGPLRIQWYGFLLTLAIFVGFALAKRRLRAWGFDADRFETAAFWAVVFGVVGARLGYVLTSPGPFLQNPVEILYVWHGGLSFHGAVLGGGLAFWYLHRFRGHPLWPYLDAATPGVALGIIAGRIGNLMNGSDTVGRLTSLPIGFTWPEWAVGFPGVCPGIDDISQVYWCQELVRGPVHLTQVYGALVGLILLPLAYYWLKKKPFYGYAFWNFILWYSLLRSVLEEPFRLNPLWLPVYRNDELGLGLFTATQVVSLPLILLSLYMLRRLGRASR, translated from the coding sequence CTGATCGAAATCGGCCCCTTGCGCATCCAGTGGTACGGCTTCCTCCTCACCCTGGCCATCTTCGTGGGCTTCGCCCTGGCCAAGCGCCGCCTCAGGGCCTGGGGGTTCGACGCCGACCGCTTTGAAACCGCAGCCTTCTGGGCGGTGGTCTTCGGGGTGGTGGGGGCCAGGCTGGGCTATGTGCTCACCTCCCCGGGCCCCTTCCTGCAGAACCCGGTGGAGATCCTCTACGTGTGGCACGGGGGGCTCTCCTTCCACGGGGCCGTTTTGGGGGGGGGCCTGGCCTTCTGGTACCTCCACCGCTTCCGGGGGCACCCCTTATGGCCCTACCTGGACGCGGCCACCCCGGGGGTGGCCTTGGGCATCATCGCCGGCAGGATCGGGAACCTGATGAACGGCTCCGACACCGTAGGCCGCCTCACCTCCTTGCCCATCGGCTTCACCTGGCCGGAGTGGGCGGTGGGTTTCCCCGGGGTCTGCCCGGGGATCGACGACATCTCCCAGGTCTACTGGTGCCAAGAGCTGGTGCGGGGCCCCGTCCACCTCACCCAGGTCTACGGGGCCCTGGTGGGGCTCATCCTCCTTCCCCTTGCCTATTACTGGCTAAAGAAGAAGCCCTTCTACGGCTACGCCTTCTGGAACTTCATCCTCTGGTACAGCCTCCTGCGCTCGGTGTTGGAGGAACCCTTCCGCCTGAACCCCCTGTGGCTTCCCGTCTACCGCAACGACGAGCTGGGCCTCGGCCTCTTCACCGCCACCCAGGTGGTGAGCCTGCCCCTCATCCTCCTCTCCCTCTACATGCTCCGCCGCCTGGGGCGGGCTTCGCGGTAG
- a CDS encoding glutaredoxin family protein has translation MLFPVNLVFVTREGRGLCQGAEGAPRALGVPYGRRDVDQGPELFRLYTLRVPALLLGEGVLWERAFGEKDPLALGGRQASRGGEA, from the coding sequence ATGCTTTTCCCCGTGAACCTGGTCTTCGTCACCCGCGAGGGGCGTGGTCTTTGCCAAGGGGCGGAGGGGGCCCCCCGGGCCCTGGGCGTACCCTATGGGCGCCGGGATGTGGACCAAGGCCCCGAGCTTTTCCGCCTTTACACCCTTCGGGTACCCGCGCTCCTCCTGGGGGAAGGGGTGCTTTGGGAAAGGGCCTTTGGGGAGAAAGACCCCCTGGCCCTTGGCGGGCGGCAGGCATCCCGGGGAGGTGAGGCGTGA
- a CDS encoding DUF456 domain-containing protein: MEAFAHWLFVALWGLAVLLTFLPFFPATLLILAAAFLHELLLGFQDLSVGLWLLLGALALLAMAVDNLAALLGARRYGAGRAGLWGAFLGALLGLLLGVWGVLVLPFLLAWLFELFSGRGPKEALRAAWGTLVGLMGGVVAKAILHVAMGLLVIQAIF; encoded by the coding sequence GTGGAGGCCTTCGCCCACTGGCTCTTCGTGGCCCTTTGGGGCCTCGCGGTCCTCCTCACCTTTCTGCCCTTTTTCCCCGCCACCCTCCTGATCCTAGCCGCCGCCTTCCTGCACGAACTCCTCCTGGGGTTCCAGGACCTGAGCGTGGGGCTTTGGCTCCTCCTGGGGGCCTTGGCCCTTTTGGCCATGGCCGTGGACAACCTGGCCGCCCTCCTCGGGGCCCGGCGTTACGGGGCGGGCCGGGCGGGGCTCTGGGGGGCCTTCCTGGGGGCCCTTCTGGGCCTCCTCCTGGGGGTGTGGGGGGTCTTGGTCCTACCCTTCCTCCTGGCCTGGCTTTTTGAGCTCTTTTCGGGCAGAGGACCCAAAGAGGCCCTTAGGGCCGCCTGGGGTACCCTGGTAGGCCTCATGGGAGGGGTGGTGGCCAAGGCCATCCTCCACGTGGCCATGGGGCTTCTGGTGATCCAGGCCATTTTTTAG
- a CDS encoding alanine dehydrogenase, translated as MDFGLPKEQGVLKTLPPFGEEVREGRVALTPQGVRELVARGHRVYVERGAGERAGFPDPLYEEAGARLVSREEAFGRGEVVLKVGRPTLEEVVLLRPGATVMGFLHLAVAESGLVEAMAEKGITAIGYELVGTEGRRPVLRAMSEIAGRLAPQIAGRLLEAPWGPGVLLSGLPGIPPADVVVLGAGTLGRAAARAFLGAGASVYVLDRELSALEEAAREARGAVTALTTQSRLERYAAFADVLVGAVAVPGERAPVLLSRYLMARMRPGAVLLDFAIDQGGIAETSRPGIYQEMGITHFCLPNVPALVPRTASHALTATLLPFLLRVEEDPLGVPELRQGAYLLLGQKGGHLE; from the coding sequence ATGGACTTCGGTCTACCCAAGGAGCAGGGCGTGCTCAAGACCCTCCCCCCCTTCGGGGAAGAGGTGCGGGAAGGCCGGGTGGCCCTTACCCCCCAAGGGGTGCGGGAGCTGGTGGCCCGGGGGCACCGAGTGTACGTGGAGCGGGGAGCGGGGGAGCGGGCGGGCTTCCCCGACCCCCTTTACGAGGAGGCCGGGGCCCGGCTGGTGAGCCGGGAGGAGGCCTTTGGCCGGGGGGAGGTGGTGCTCAAGGTGGGCCGGCCCACCCTGGAGGAGGTGGTCCTTCTCCGTCCCGGAGCCACGGTCATGGGCTTCCTGCATCTGGCGGTGGCGGAGTCGGGCCTGGTGGAGGCCATGGCGGAAAAGGGGATCACCGCCATCGGCTATGAGCTGGTGGGGACGGAGGGTAGGCGCCCCGTCCTCCGGGCCATGAGCGAGATCGCCGGACGCCTCGCCCCCCAGATCGCGGGGAGGCTCCTCGAGGCCCCCTGGGGGCCCGGGGTCCTCCTCTCCGGCCTTCCCGGCATCCCCCCGGCGGACGTGGTGGTCCTGGGGGCTGGAACCCTGGGGCGGGCCGCCGCCCGGGCTTTTCTGGGGGCGGGAGCCTCGGTCTACGTGCTGGACAGGGAACTTTCCGCCCTGGAGGAGGCAGCCAGGGAGGCGAGGGGCGCCGTGACCGCCCTCACCACCCAAAGCCGCCTGGAGCGGTACGCGGCCTTCGCCGACGTCCTGGTGGGGGCGGTGGCCGTGCCCGGGGAAAGGGCCCCCGTCCTCCTCTCCCGGTACCTGATGGCCCGCATGCGCCCGGGGGCGGTGCTTCTGGACTTCGCCATCGACCAGGGGGGGATCGCGGAGACGAGCCGCCCCGGGATCTACCAGGAGATGGGGATCACCCACTTCTGCCTCCCCAACGTCCCCGCCCTGGTGCCCCGCACCGCCAGCCACGCCCTCACCGCCACCCTTCTCCCCTTCCTCCTTCGGGTGGAGGAAGATCCCCTGGGGGTGCCCGAACTCCGCCAGGGGGCCTACCTCCTCCTGGGCCAGAAAGGAGGCCACCTGGAATGA
- a CDS encoding acetyl-CoA hydrolase/transferase family protein, protein MSYRKKLTSAEDAVGLIQPGMRVFVSGNAATPTPLLKALAARKDELQGVELVHLLQLGEDPFAPPEMEGHFRRRSLFVGPADREAVNQGRADYVPIMLHQVPWLFKRRILPLDAAIVQVSPPDEHGFSSLGVEVIATKAALEAAPLVIAMVNPRMPRTLGDTFVHVSRFTAIVEVDWPLPGLKREGFGEVERRIGEHVAGLIEDGATLQMGIGAIPDAVLTSLEGRRDLGVHTEMISDGVLEAFEKGLITGAKKTLHPGKVIGTFVLGSERLYRFVHDNPLFELHPTDYVNDPFVVAQNRKMVAINSAIEVDLTGQVVADSIGTRIYSGFGGQLDFIRGAARSEGGKPIIALPSTAKGHSRIVPYLRPGAGVVTTRADVHYVVTEWGVAELFGRSLRERALALIEVAHPDFREELLKAAWERRLLPRGYPGAGLKAKEEPQP, encoded by the coding sequence ATGAGCTACCGCAAGAAGCTGACCTCCGCCGAGGACGCCGTGGGCCTCATCCAACCGGGGATGCGGGTCTTTGTCTCCGGCAACGCCGCCACCCCCACGCCCCTCCTCAAGGCCCTCGCCGCCCGCAAGGACGAGCTACAGGGGGTGGAACTCGTCCACCTCCTCCAGCTCGGGGAAGACCCCTTCGCCCCCCCGGAGATGGAAGGGCACTTCCGCCGCCGCTCCCTCTTCGTGGGCCCCGCGGACCGGGAGGCGGTGAACCAGGGCCGGGCGGACTACGTGCCCATCATGCTCCACCAGGTGCCCTGGCTCTTCAAAAGGCGCATCCTCCCCCTGGACGCGGCCATCGTCCAGGTCTCCCCCCCGGACGAGCACGGCTTCTCCTCCTTGGGGGTGGAGGTCATCGCCACCAAGGCGGCCCTCGAAGCCGCCCCCCTAGTGATCGCCATGGTGAACCCCAGGATGCCGAGGACCCTGGGGGACACCTTCGTCCACGTCTCCCGCTTCACCGCCATCGTGGAGGTGGACTGGCCCCTGCCGGGGCTCAAGCGGGAAGGCTTCGGGGAGGTGGAAAGGCGCATCGGGGAGCACGTGGCGGGCCTCATCGAGGACGGGGCCACCCTGCAGATGGGCATCGGGGCCATCCCGGACGCCGTCTTGACCAGCCTGGAGGGCCGCCGCGACCTGGGGGTGCACACGGAGATGATCTCCGACGGGGTCCTCGAGGCTTTTGAGAAGGGCCTCATCACCGGGGCCAAAAAGACCCTCCACCCCGGCAAGGTGATCGGCACCTTCGTCCTGGGCTCGGAGAGGCTCTACCGCTTCGTCCACGACAACCCCCTCTTCGAGCTCCACCCCACGGACTACGTGAACGACCCCTTCGTGGTGGCCCAGAACCGCAAGATGGTGGCCATCAACTCCGCCATCGAGGTGGACCTCACCGGCCAGGTGGTGGCGGACTCCATCGGCACCCGGATCTACTCCGGCTTCGGGGGCCAGCTGGACTTCATCCGGGGGGCGGCGAGGAGCGAGGGGGGGAAACCCATCATCGCCCTCCCCTCCACCGCCAAAGGGCATAGCCGCATCGTCCCCTACCTGCGCCCGGGGGCGGGGGTGGTCACCACCCGGGCGGACGTGCACTACGTGGTCACGGAGTGGGGGGTGGCGGAGCTCTTCGGCCGCTCCCTTAGGGAGCGGGCCCTGGCCCTCATCGAGGTGGCCCACCCCGACTTCCGGGAGGAGCTCCTAAAGGCCGCCTGGGAGCGGAGGCTCCTGCCTAGGGGCTATCCCGGGGCCGGCCTGAAAGCGAAAGAGGAGCCGCAGCCTTGA